Proteins co-encoded in one Ruegeria sp. HKCCD4315 genomic window:
- a CDS encoding thiamine pyrophosphate-binding protein gives MDGAKLEGKTVAEHIIDFLERREVKHVFGLCGHTNIAVLAALAESPIDFVTVRHEQIASHAADAYARVTGKASVVLSHLSPGLTNCATGVANAALDCIPMVVIAGDIPTHYYGKHPHQEVNLHADAAQWEIYRPFVKRAWRVDRADLMAEILEKAFHLAESGQPGPVLVNVPMDVFSEVIPSDSFDRIRDNTRAFKKPSIDDETAREIVEVLAKAENPVAYVGGGILLAQASEELREFVEHMGLPVAHSLMGKGALRDDHPLVLGMTGFWGTELVNQSCLNADYIFAVGTRFKEADCSSWYPGYTFNIPGSKVIHIDIEPQEIGRNYPTEIGVVADANAALRVLNRVAREMYPDGFKRPALEQKIADFRTDFKAHNVEMATSSAFPMMPERILADTRKALPEDAIITTDVGWNKNGVGQQFDILTPGSILTPGGFATMGFGPPGAIGAKLAAPDRVVISLVGDGGFGQNPSMLATAVELDLGIIWLVMNNNAFGTIAGLQKAHYGLTYGTTFPGSAAAPANGPGYADIARAYGAEGHRLSAADELLPALEAAIASGKPTVLDVPMINNPTPTTGHWNILDIYSPDKDISHVAT, from the coding sequence ATGGACGGGGCAAAACTGGAAGGCAAAACCGTCGCTGAACATATCATCGACTTTCTCGAACGTCGTGAGGTCAAACATGTGTTCGGCCTGTGCGGACATACGAATATCGCGGTTCTGGCCGCTTTGGCCGAAAGCCCGATTGATTTCGTCACGGTGCGGCACGAACAGATCGCCAGCCACGCGGCAGACGCTTACGCCCGCGTGACGGGCAAGGCCTCGGTGGTGTTGTCACACCTCTCCCCAGGTTTGACAAACTGTGCCACCGGGGTCGCCAATGCCGCGCTGGACTGTATCCCGATGGTTGTGATCGCAGGCGACATTCCTACGCATTACTACGGCAAACATCCGCATCAGGAGGTGAATCTGCACGCAGACGCGGCCCAGTGGGAGATTTACCGCCCTTTTGTCAAACGTGCCTGGCGGGTGGATCGCGCAGACCTGATGGCCGAAATCTTGGAAAAGGCGTTTCATCTCGCTGAAAGCGGCCAGCCCGGGCCGGTACTGGTCAATGTCCCCATGGACGTCTTTTCGGAGGTGATCCCCTCGGACAGTTTCGACCGTATCCGCGACAACACGCGCGCGTTCAAGAAACCATCGATTGACGACGAGACAGCGCGTGAGATCGTCGAAGTGTTGGCGAAGGCCGAAAACCCGGTTGCCTATGTCGGAGGTGGTATTCTTCTGGCACAGGCCAGCGAGGAGTTGCGAGAATTTGTTGAACATATGGGTCTGCCAGTCGCGCATTCCCTGATGGGTAAAGGCGCGCTGCGAGACGACCATCCGCTTGTGCTGGGAATGACTGGGTTTTGGGGCACCGAGTTGGTCAACCAGTCTTGCCTGAATGCGGATTACATCTTTGCGGTGGGAACCCGGTTCAAAGAGGCCGATTGTTCCAGCTGGTATCCCGGATACACATTCAACATTCCCGGTTCGAAGGTCATTCACATCGACATTGAGCCGCAGGAGATCGGTCGGAACTATCCCACCGAGATCGGCGTCGTTGCTGACGCCAATGCCGCTTTGCGCGTCCTCAACCGGGTCGCCCGCGAGATGTATCCGGACGGTTTCAAACGCCCCGCTCTGGAACAGAAGATCGCCGACTTCCGAACGGATTTCAAAGCGCACAACGTGGAAATGGCGACCTCATCGGCCTTTCCAATGATGCCCGAGCGTATTCTGGCAGACACCCGCAAGGCACTGCCCGAGGATGCCATCATCACCACGGACGTCGGGTGGAACAAGAACGGTGTCGGGCAACAGTTCGATATCCTGACGCCCGGTTCAATACTTACCCCAGGCGGGTTCGCCACGATGGGCTTTGGCCCCCCCGGCGCGATCGGCGCGAAACTGGCAGCGCCAGATCGCGTGGTGATCAGTCTGGTCGGCGATGGTGGCTTCGGTCAAAACCCGTCGATGCTCGCAACGGCCGTCGAACTCGATCTGGGCATCATCTGGCTGGTTATGAACAACAACGCCTTCGGAACAATCGCCGGCCTTCAAAAAGCGCACTACGGATTGACCTATGGAACCACGTTCCCCGGATCAGCCGCCGCGCCCGCAAACGGACCGGGCTATGCCGACATAGCGCGAGCCTACGGCGCGGAAGGGCACAGGCTCAGTGCTGCCGACGAACTGTTGCCCGCACTGGAAGCGGCAATCGCCAGTGGCAAACCAACCGTGCTCGATGTGCCAATGATCAACAACCCAACACCAACGACCGGACATTGGAACATTTTGGACATATACTCGCCGGACAAAGACATATCTCACGTCGCGACTTGA
- a CDS encoding aldehyde dehydrogenase family protein, with amino-acid sequence MGKELTENDRNMAADMLARARAAMAEIEDWDQDKLDRLSQAIAWYAGNEKTFTRLAQQGVDESGIGDREGRPAKRFKIHMVLRDVLRTPSTGIVEVDEEKGLVKYAKPAGVIASLIPMTNPAMTPPVTGVSAANARNAVIFSPHPRTAHTTFEMVEVMRAACRAAGAPEDLFQSIRKPSIPLTQHLMEICDLTLATGGKPMVKAAYSSGRPAYGVGAGNSSIVIDETADLDIAAQNTRISKTSDFGSGCSADGNIIIQRSVYDDMLKALQAEGGYLCSDEEKAMLEAAMWDEKGNRTFPTIACPPQQTAKVAGFSIPEDRKFLMVENQGQIGPQHKFSKEKLTTLMALYHFDTFDDALETVSLIYNTGGKGHSCGIYSHNDDHIDQLARLAPVSRMMVRQPQSKANAGAWTNGMPMTSSLGCGIWGGNITNENVTMKHMMNYTWVSRPIPEDRPSEPDLFGEFYGQEVA; translated from the coding sequence ATGGGCAAAGAGCTCACTGAAAACGACCGCAACATGGCGGCCGATATGCTGGCACGCGCCCGCGCTGCTATGGCCGAGATCGAGGATTGGGATCAGGACAAGCTGGACCGTCTATCTCAGGCCATTGCGTGGTATGCTGGGAACGAGAAGACCTTCACGCGTCTGGCCCAGCAAGGCGTGGACGAAAGCGGTATCGGAGATCGCGAAGGGCGCCCTGCGAAGCGATTTAAGATTCACATGGTGCTGCGTGATGTTCTGCGCACGCCCTCGACGGGGATCGTCGAAGTCGACGAAGAAAAGGGGCTCGTGAAATACGCCAAACCTGCGGGTGTGATCGCATCCTTGATTCCCATGACCAACCCTGCGATGACGCCACCGGTGACCGGCGTGTCCGCCGCGAACGCCCGGAATGCGGTCATCTTCAGCCCGCACCCGCGAACCGCCCATACCACCTTTGAGATGGTCGAGGTCATGCGCGCAGCCTGCCGTGCCGCCGGTGCCCCCGAAGACCTATTCCAGTCGATCCGCAAACCATCGATCCCGTTAACACAGCACCTCATGGAGATTTGTGACCTGACTCTGGCAACGGGTGGCAAGCCGATGGTCAAAGCGGCCTACAGTTCTGGGCGCCCGGCCTATGGCGTTGGCGCGGGCAATTCGTCCATCGTCATCGATGAAACCGCCGATCTGGACATCGCCGCGCAGAACACTCGCATTTCAAAGACCTCCGACTTTGGGTCGGGCTGCTCGGCCGACGGCAACATCATCATCCAGCGCTCAGTTTACGACGATATGCTCAAGGCGCTTCAAGCCGAGGGCGGCTACCTGTGTTCGGATGAAGAGAAGGCCATGCTCGAAGCGGCCATGTGGGACGAAAAGGGAAACCGTACGTTTCCGACCATCGCCTGTCCGCCGCAGCAAACGGCCAAGGTCGCCGGTTTCAGCATTCCCGAAGATCGCAAGTTTCTGATGGTTGAAAATCAGGGGCAAATTGGCCCGCAGCACAAGTTCTCCAAGGAAAAGCTGACCACATTGATGGCGCTTTATCACTTTGACACGTTCGATGACGCGCTGGAAACGGTCAGCCTGATCTACAACACCGGGGGTAAAGGCCATTCCTGCGGGATTTATAGCCACAATGATGATCACATCGATCAGCTCGCGCGTTTGGCCCCGGTCAGCCGCATGATGGTGCGGCAGCCGCAATCCAAGGCCAACGCGGGTGCCTGGACTAATGGCATGCCTATGACCAGCAGCTTGGGTTGCGGCATCTGGGGCGGCAACATCACCAATGAAAACGTCACCATGAAACATATGATGAACTACACTTGGGTCAGCCGCCCGATCCCTGAGGATCGCCCCTCGGAGCCGGACCTGTTCGGTGAGTTCTACGGACAGGAGGTCGCGTGA
- a CDS encoding sugar phosphate isomerase/epimerase codes for MVKPEEAGAGPSLYSLAHLTLIGCTPPELVYIAARAGYDAVSPRFIPMHVPGEFTQSPIDKAQVQATKAALSTTGLKVLDIEIARITEDVDPRSFEPSLEIGGELGAKRMIMSAWTNTRDDRDFLIDVYSETCELAAPYGLTVDLEFPSFSRLRTLDEALDIVRASDQPNGGILVDTLYLHLSRVDLGELLHVPSELFHFLHISDCLPGIADTREGMIQLARDARLYPGEGWIDFTGIIERMPPVDYSIELPNQSRVAELGYEEHARRCLSHAKRTFGEARSQRRVPDAAILKHQEDHHGQRAH; via the coding sequence ATGGTGAAACCCGAAGAGGCTGGCGCAGGCCCCTCTCTCTATTCCTTGGCGCATCTGACGCTGATTGGCTGTACGCCGCCCGAGTTGGTCTATATCGCCGCGCGGGCAGGCTATGACGCTGTCAGCCCTCGGTTCATTCCGATGCATGTGCCCGGAGAGTTCACTCAATCCCCGATCGACAAGGCGCAGGTGCAGGCCACCAAAGCTGCTCTTTCCACCACTGGTCTAAAGGTTCTGGATATCGAGATTGCGCGTATCACCGAAGATGTTGACCCACGCAGTTTTGAGCCTTCTCTGGAGATCGGCGGGGAACTGGGCGCCAAACGCATGATCATGAGCGCGTGGACCAACACCCGCGATGATCGTGACTTTCTGATCGACGTCTATTCCGAAACCTGCGAACTGGCGGCGCCCTACGGGCTAACAGTGGACTTGGAATTCCCAAGCTTCTCTCGCTTGCGCACTCTGGATGAGGCCCTGGATATTGTCCGCGCCTCTGATCAACCGAATGGCGGTATTCTGGTCGATACGCTTTATCTGCACCTCAGTCGCGTTGATCTCGGAGAGCTTCTGCACGTCCCCTCGGAGTTGTTTCACTTCCTGCATATCTCCGATTGCCTGCCCGGCATCGCCGATACGCGCGAGGGCATGATCCAGTTGGCGCGCGATGCGCGGCTCTATCCCGGCGAAGGTTGGATCGATTTCACCGGCATCATCGAACGGATGCCGCCCGTCGACTATTCCATCGAACTGCCCAACCAAAGCCGCGTTGCCGAGTTGGGATATGAAGAACACGCGCGTCGCTGTCTCAGCCACGCCAAGCGAACATTCGGCGAGGCGCGGTCACAGCGTCGTGTGCCCGATGCTGCAATTCTAAAACACCAAGAGGATCATCATGGGCAAAGAGCTCACTGA
- a CDS encoding Gfo/Idh/MocA family protein, with protein MAERLLPEDLNFDGPFPQLSRRLRLGVVGGGRISVTQATAARMTDRWEVAAGALSSDAARSKVRGADWYLPADRCYASFDEMAKAEAARPDGVDAVMITTPNHVHFDAAKAFLEAGIDVLCDKPLTNEVAEAEGLEEITARAGQVFAVGYAMSCFPVIRQAKQIVAEGGIGKINQIHVEFMQDWMTPDDVADAPHVKWRLDPKISGPTSCVGDIGTHAAHLASFVSGLPLTNLRAEFHVCGAPKPLEDTVFMLTRYQNKVPGTLMATRLAPGNRGGLRLRIFGNEGGLEWDLENSEQLKFNRFGEPDRIISRGHGHGIGPGAERLIRTARGFPEGIIEAWANLYTEFAMAVAARRDGVAVPANWLAYPGVGQGADGVRFIDASVRSHQSGGDWVTV; from the coding sequence ATGGCTGAGAGACTATTGCCCGAAGACCTGAACTTTGACGGCCCTTTCCCCCAGTTGTCTCGCCGTTTGCGGCTGGGCGTTGTTGGCGGTGGGCGTATCTCGGTCACGCAGGCAACGGCGGCCCGGATGACCGACCGGTGGGAGGTCGCTGCAGGTGCGCTCAGTTCCGACGCTGCGCGCAGCAAGGTGCGTGGGGCCGATTGGTATCTGCCGGCCGACCGGTGCTACGCGTCCTTCGACGAGATGGCAAAGGCCGAGGCGGCACGCCCGGATGGTGTGGACGCGGTGATGATCACCACCCCGAACCACGTTCACTTCGACGCGGCCAAAGCCTTTCTGGAGGCGGGCATTGACGTGCTGTGCGACAAGCCCCTGACCAATGAAGTCGCCGAGGCAGAGGGGCTTGAGGAGATCACCGCGCGCGCGGGACAGGTCTTTGCCGTCGGATATGCGATGTCGTGCTTTCCAGTTATCCGGCAAGCCAAACAAATCGTGGCGGAAGGAGGCATCGGTAAAATCAACCAAATCCACGTCGAGTTCATGCAAGACTGGATGACGCCCGATGATGTGGCTGATGCGCCCCACGTCAAATGGCGGCTGGACCCAAAGATTTCTGGCCCGACCAGCTGTGTCGGCGATATTGGAACCCATGCCGCGCATTTGGCCAGTTTTGTCTCGGGCCTGCCCTTGACCAACCTACGGGCCGAGTTCCATGTCTGCGGCGCGCCCAAGCCTTTGGAAGACACGGTGTTCATGCTCACCCGTTATCAAAACAAAGTTCCCGGAACCTTGATGGCGACACGCCTTGCCCCCGGGAATCGGGGAGGGTTGCGTTTGCGCATATTCGGGAACGAAGGAGGTCTCGAGTGGGATCTGGAGAATTCGGAGCAGCTGAAGTTCAATCGGTTCGGTGAGCCGGATCGTATCATCAGCCGAGGTCACGGGCATGGCATCGGCCCCGGCGCAGAACGTCTGATCCGTACCGCGCGCGGCTTCCCTGAAGGGATTATCGAAGCCTGGGCCAACCTCTATACGGAATTTGCCATGGCCGTAGCCGCGCGTCGGGATGGGGTCGCCGTTCCGGCCAATTGGCTGGCGTATCCCGGTGTCGGTCAAGGCGCGGATGGCGTCCGATTCATAGATGCCTCTGTGCGCTCTCACCAGTCCGGAGGCGACTGGGTCACCGTCTAA
- a CDS encoding Gfo/Idh/MocA family protein, translating into MTRETSKSFRVGLIGCGRISDIYLKTLSKFSNVEVVACASLDPSESRVKADQYGVAKACTPDEVFDDPTIDCVLNLTIPAAHAEISLRGLEAGKHVYSEKPLVMNRTDGKAILHMASEKGLLVGCAPDTFLGGRWQTVRRLIDEGAIGKPTGVFAHVGTHGTERHHPNPDFYYKAGGGPLLDLGPYYLTAMICCLGPVDRVAGMARCTFDKRMIENGPRNGEWMDVEVDTHSLSLLQFSSGAIGSMTMSFDVWDSETPRFEIYGENGTISIPDPDPVHGANIFQGDVWLKTQETSRWSHQPRPTGREDWQVVENKHGFNEDSRGLGLLDLALAAQEGRQPRASGALAYHVFEVMDAIERAPRFGAYQTIESRCEAPMPLPVDFLNDERKELVYAYSDS; encoded by the coding sequence ATGACACGTGAGACATCGAAATCCTTCCGGGTCGGCCTTATCGGCTGTGGTCGTATCAGTGATATTTATCTAAAGACACTATCCAAATTCTCAAACGTTGAGGTCGTGGCTTGCGCAAGCCTTGATCCTTCGGAAAGCCGCGTCAAAGCGGATCAATACGGTGTCGCCAAGGCCTGCACGCCAGATGAAGTGTTTGACGATCCGACGATTGACTGCGTTCTGAACCTGACAATTCCCGCGGCGCATGCGGAAATCAGTTTGCGCGGGTTAGAGGCGGGCAAGCACGTCTATTCCGAGAAGCCGTTGGTTATGAATCGAACGGATGGTAAGGCGATCCTGCACATGGCCTCTGAAAAGGGGTTACTGGTCGGTTGCGCGCCCGACACGTTTTTGGGCGGTCGCTGGCAGACCGTTCGGCGCTTGATCGACGAGGGTGCCATTGGCAAACCGACAGGGGTTTTTGCCCATGTCGGCACCCACGGGACAGAACGCCACCATCCCAATCCGGATTTCTACTATAAGGCGGGTGGTGGGCCCTTGCTGGACCTTGGGCCGTACTACCTGACCGCCATGATCTGCTGCCTTGGTCCCGTTGACCGGGTCGCCGGAATGGCGCGATGCACGTTTGACAAAAGGATGATCGAAAACGGCCCTCGCAACGGCGAATGGATGGACGTCGAGGTCGACACGCACTCCCTTAGCCTGCTGCAGTTCTCCTCCGGAGCTATAGGGTCGATGACCATGAGCTTTGACGTCTGGGACAGCGAAACGCCGCGGTTCGAGATCTACGGAGAAAACGGCACCATCAGCATTCCTGATCCAGACCCGGTTCATGGTGCCAATATCTTTCAAGGGGATGTCTGGCTGAAAACGCAGGAGACCTCACGCTGGTCTCATCAGCCTCGTCCAACCGGTCGCGAAGACTGGCAGGTGGTCGAAAACAAACACGGGTTCAATGAAGACAGCCGCGGGCTCGGCCTTTTGGATCTGGCCCTGGCGGCGCAAGAAGGACGCCAACCCCGTGCAAGTGGAGCGCTTGCCTACCATGTTTTTGAAGTCATGGACGCAATTGAACGGGCACCAAGATTCGGCGCCTATCAGACTATAGAAAGCCGGTGCGAAGCGCCGATGCCTCTGCCTGTCGATTTCCTCAACGATGAGAGGAAGGAGCTGGTCTATGCCTATTCAGACTCTTGA
- a CDS encoding citryl-CoA lyase has translation MTVLDENMTMDERAVRQWWRTSIIDMKPGQIAFRGNAIEDLIGNVSFPQMIWLMVRDDLPSDAQARLFEAALVAGVDHGPQAPSIAAARMAATCGVGLNNAMATAVNMLGDVHGGAGEQCAELYYDIEVRMDAEASLNDAVRDGLDSWRETYGKIVSGFGHRFHKPVDPRAPRLMQLVRDAAAEGTVSGRFADIGEEVQAELGRQRGGRPIAMNIDGATAVIFCELGFPAPLSRGLFCLSRSVGILAHAWEQMNQGGRNKGPMPPNYLPLYEDRNDDT, from the coding sequence ATGACTGTGCTGGATGAAAACATGACGATGGATGAGCGCGCCGTTCGCCAATGGTGGCGTACCTCCATCATCGACATGAAGCCCGGTCAGATCGCGTTTCGTGGCAACGCCATAGAGGACCTGATCGGGAACGTATCTTTCCCGCAAATGATCTGGCTGATGGTGCGGGATGATCTGCCCAGCGACGCACAAGCGCGCCTGTTCGAAGCTGCTTTGGTCGCAGGCGTGGATCACGGCCCACAGGCTCCCTCAATCGCGGCTGCGCGTATGGCCGCCACCTGCGGGGTAGGTCTCAATAATGCGATGGCGACCGCGGTGAACATGCTGGGCGACGTGCACGGCGGGGCAGGAGAGCAGTGTGCAGAGCTGTACTATGATATCGAAGTCCGCATGGATGCGGAAGCTTCGCTGAATGACGCTGTTCGGGATGGCTTGGACAGCTGGCGCGAGACCTACGGCAAGATCGTATCGGGCTTTGGTCACAGGTTTCACAAGCCCGTTGACCCACGCGCACCACGATTGATGCAACTTGTTCGAGATGCGGCGGCAGAAGGCACAGTTTCTGGCCGGTTTGCCGATATCGGAGAAGAGGTTCAAGCCGAACTCGGTCGTCAACGAGGCGGTCGGCCAATTGCCATGAATATTGACGGCGCGACAGCTGTGATCTTCTGCGAACTTGGCTTTCCTGCGCCCTTGTCGCGGGGGCTGTTTTGCCTGTCCCGCTCGGTCGGAATACTCGCCCACGCTTGGGAACAGATGAACCAGGGTGGCCGCAACAAAGGGCCGATGCCCCCGAATTACTTACCCCTCTACGAAGACAGGAATGATGACACGTGA
- a CDS encoding bifunctional sugar phosphate isomerase/epimerase/4-hydroxyphenylpyruvate dioxygenase family protein, translating to MCLSVSTTSIPGDLAEKLSAIADAGFGGVELHEPDLTAFDGSPSQVRKIASDLGLKICLLQPFHNLEGQPDVGRERAFDRLKRKLDLMSELGTELLLIGSAFEVDVAATEEQVIADLSEAAQIAKEMGMRLAYLGLPWSDLSHSDEQALGVVDAVDSPNLGLALNSFFSLADGSKPARLRDIPGERLFHVQLSDAPRLEMDIRRLKRHFGLLPGLGSLNLAGFVRVLSRAGYKGPWSVARVNEAAPQPGGRTLARDSYRSLVNLLDEVSRTEPGTDFGIPELPERVYASGFEFVEFTADEVSGAQLADMLSAMCFRMERKHVSKSVELWRQGAINIVVNTEKEGFAHSAFLGHGPSVCDMGLRVKDADQTVQRATALGAPNFAQPVGAGELDIPAIRGVGGNVVHFIDEKSDLHRVWDIEFEPVAKTKATQPAGLRCIDHLAQTMRHDEMQSWLLYYISTFEMAKSPIVNVADPSGVVQSQAIESPEGEVRLNLNGAVGRRTLAASFLEDGFDAGVQHIAFQSDDIFETSAQLRKSGFPSLSIPENYYADLQATFGLDDELVAQLRRGNILYDRAAGSEYFQIYSRPIFNGFFFEIVERRMGYAGYGARNAPIRLAAQSKTQTFKEVKTQ from the coding sequence ATGTGCCTCTCGGTTTCGACAACGTCGATCCCCGGTGATCTGGCTGAAAAGCTGAGTGCTATCGCTGACGCGGGATTCGGGGGTGTCGAATTACACGAACCGGATTTGACCGCTTTTGACGGATCGCCATCGCAAGTCCGCAAAATTGCATCGGACCTCGGCTTGAAGATTTGCCTGCTGCAACCCTTCCATAATCTTGAAGGCCAGCCCGATGTCGGACGTGAGCGCGCTTTTGATCGACTGAAGCGCAAACTCGACCTGATGAGCGAGTTGGGCACGGAATTGCTGCTTATCGGGTCTGCCTTCGAGGTCGATGTCGCCGCGACCGAAGAACAGGTAATCGCAGATCTTAGCGAGGCGGCCCAGATCGCTAAAGAAATGGGGATGCGTCTGGCCTATTTGGGTTTACCATGGTCGGATCTTAGTCACTCGGATGAACAGGCGTTAGGCGTCGTTGATGCTGTCGACAGCCCTAATCTGGGGTTGGCTTTGAATTCCTTCTTCTCGCTTGCCGACGGATCCAAACCAGCCCGCCTTCGGGACATTCCCGGAGAGCGGCTGTTCCATGTGCAACTGTCCGATGCACCCCGGCTTGAGATGGATATACGTCGGCTCAAACGGCACTTTGGACTTCTGCCGGGGCTTGGGTCGCTGAACCTTGCGGGCTTCGTTCGCGTTTTGTCCCGCGCCGGATACAAAGGGCCTTGGTCGGTTGCACGCGTCAACGAAGCAGCTCCTCAACCTGGTGGCCGAACACTGGCCCGAGACAGCTACAGGTCTCTGGTGAACCTCCTGGATGAGGTATCACGGACCGAGCCGGGAACCGATTTCGGCATCCCGGAACTGCCGGAACGCGTCTATGCATCAGGCTTTGAGTTCGTCGAATTTACAGCTGATGAAGTAAGCGGCGCGCAACTGGCAGATATGCTGTCAGCAATGTGTTTTCGAATGGAGCGAAAGCATGTGAGCAAGTCCGTCGAGCTGTGGCGGCAGGGCGCGATAAACATCGTCGTGAATACCGAAAAGGAAGGATTTGCCCATTCGGCGTTTCTGGGCCACGGCCCCTCCGTTTGTGATATGGGGTTGCGTGTCAAAGATGCGGATCAGACGGTTCAGCGAGCGACCGCGTTGGGCGCGCCGAATTTCGCACAGCCTGTAGGGGCCGGGGAACTGGATATCCCGGCTATTCGGGGCGTTGGTGGCAATGTTGTCCATTTCATAGATGAGAAATCCGATCTGCATCGGGTTTGGGACATAGAGTTCGAGCCGGTTGCGAAAACCAAAGCCACCCAACCTGCCGGTCTGCGTTGTATCGACCATCTGGCACAGACGATGCGTCACGATGAGATGCAAAGCTGGCTGCTCTACTACATTTCGACTTTTGAGATGGCAAAATCCCCGATCGTGAACGTTGCCGACCCGTCGGGTGTTGTGCAAAGCCAAGCCATCGAAAGCCCCGAAGGCGAAGTGCGTTTAAACCTGAATGGTGCAGTTGGGCGTCGAACACTGGCGGCTTCATTCCTTGAAGACGGATTTGATGCCGGTGTTCAGCACATCGCCTTCCAGTCGGACGACATATTTGAAACCTCAGCCCAATTGCGGAAGTCCGGTTTTCCCAGCCTGTCCATCCCAGAAAACTACTACGCTGATCTGCAAGCGACATTCGGATTAGATGACGAATTGGTTGCCCAACTGCGCCGAGGCAACATTCTTTACGATCGGGCAGCGGGTTCCGAGTATTTTCAGATATACAGCCGCCCCATCTTTAACGGCTTCTTCTTCGAAATTGTTGAACGCCGCATGGGTTATGCCGGTTACGGTGCGCGTAACGCGCCCATTCGCCTCGCCGCACAAAGCAAAACCCAGACGTTCAAAGAGGTGAAGACTCAATGA
- a CDS encoding TRAP transporter large permease, producing MSFELLSCLLALFLLAGIGTPIGYSILLASLVYLGTAGLDVALAGEKILQGFYKSTILLAVPLFIVAANIMNAGSITDRLLNFCVAAVGRFKGGLGHVNVVASLIFSGMSGSAVADAAGIGKIIIEMMTKDGRYSRGYAAAITAASATIGPIIPPSIPMVLYALVSKASIGSLFLAGILPGLIMGVVLMAMNYYLAGKRNFALEEPVPLRELPAKTANAFPALLMPAILLYGIYGGVTTPTEAAAVAAFYALLLAALFYRALTFRGLYQVFVDSARSSAAVGVVIGGAFILNFIVIQEQIPQSISALLEGSDVSPIVFLILVNLLILALGCVLDATTIILVIVPLFIPTCEALGIDLVHFGVLVVVNSMIGLITPPYGILLFVINAVTDIPLREIISEIWAFLAVLIFALVIMMLMPDLVLWLPRLFGYQG from the coding sequence ATGAGTTTTGAACTTCTTTCCTGCCTGCTCGCTCTCTTTCTTCTGGCAGGCATCGGGACACCTATCGGCTATTCCATCCTCTTGGCCTCATTGGTGTACCTTGGCACGGCCGGATTGGACGTCGCCCTCGCGGGTGAGAAGATCCTGCAAGGCTTCTACAAAAGCACGATTCTGCTTGCCGTGCCTTTGTTTATCGTCGCCGCTAATATAATGAACGCTGGGTCGATCACAGACCGCTTGCTGAACTTCTGCGTCGCTGCGGTCGGTCGGTTCAAGGGCGGCCTCGGGCACGTCAACGTGGTTGCGTCGTTGATTTTCTCCGGCATGTCCGGCTCTGCCGTCGCGGATGCTGCCGGGATCGGCAAGATCATCATTGAGATGATGACCAAGGACGGCCGCTACAGCCGAGGCTACGCAGCTGCAATCACGGCGGCGTCGGCAACGATCGGCCCTATTATTCCGCCCTCGATTCCAATGGTTTTGTACGCGCTTGTTTCCAAGGCCTCTATCGGGTCGCTGTTCCTGGCAGGGATTCTGCCGGGCCTGATCATGGGCGTCGTCCTCATGGCGATGAACTACTATCTTGCCGGCAAGCGGAACTTTGCATTGGAAGAACCTGTTCCACTGCGCGAATTGCCTGCAAAAACCGCCAACGCGTTCCCGGCACTGCTGATGCCAGCAATTCTGCTCTACGGTATATATGGAGGCGTCACTACGCCGACCGAGGCCGCCGCAGTTGCTGCATTCTACGCCCTGCTACTGGCAGCGTTGTTCTACCGCGCACTGACCTTCCGTGGCCTTTACCAAGTGTTCGTCGACAGCGCGCGTTCTTCTGCCGCCGTCGGGGTGGTCATTGGTGGCGCGTTCATTCTGAACTTCATCGTCATTCAGGAGCAAATTCCTCAGTCGATCTCAGCCTTACTGGAAGGTTCGGATGTCAGCCCGATTGTGTTCCTGATCCTGGTTAACCTGCTGATCCTCGCGCTGGGATGCGTGTTAGACGCAACAACGATCATCCTGGTGATTGTGCCCCTGTTCATTCCAACCTGCGAAGCGCTTGGGATTGATCTGGTGCATTTCGGAGTGCTGGTCGTCGTGAACTCGATGATCGGTCTGATCACGCCGCCCTACGGCATTCTACTCTTTGTGATCAACGCCGTGACGGACATTCCGCTGCGAGAAATCATCTCGGAAATCTGGGCTTTCCTCGCGGTTCTCATCTTCGCCTTGGTGATCATGATGCTGATGCCGGATCTAGTCCTGTGGTTGCCGCGTTTGTTTGGATATCAAGGATAA